From Meles meles chromosome 5, mMelMel3.1 paternal haplotype, whole genome shotgun sequence, one genomic window encodes:
- the GLYATL3 gene encoding glycine N-acyltransferase-like protein 3 isoform X2, with protein MLVLNCSTKLLILEKRLKSYFPESLKVYGAVMNMNRGNPFQKEVVVDSWPDFKAVITRRQKETDNLDHYTNAYAVFYKDVRAYQRLLEENDVINWDQVFQIQGLQSELHDVSKAVANSKQLDVKLTSFKAVQLPPHSLLPDTSSLKGSAPRLTYLSVADADLLNRTWSRGGNEQCLRYIMKLISCFPSVCVRDDKGNPVSWSLTDQFSTMCHGYTLPEHRRKGYSQLVALTLARKLQSQGFPCQGNVRDDNTASISLLKNLPAEFLPCRFHRLILTPAAFSG; from the exons ATGCTGGTGCTCAACTGTTCTACCAAATTACTGATCCTGGAAAAAAGGTTGAAGAGTTACTTCCCTGAATCACTCAAG GTTTATGGAGCAGTGATGAACATGAATCGTGGGAATCCCTTTCAGAAGGAGGTGGTGGTGGATTCATGGCCAGACTTCAAAGCTGTTATCACCCGGCGTCAGAAAGAG ACAGATAACCTGGACCATTATACTAATGCTTATGCTGTGTTCTACAAGGATGTCAGGGCCTACCAACGCCTGTTGGAAGAAAATGATGTTATCAACTGGGATCAAGTTTTTCAAATACAAG GGCTGCAGAGTGAATTACATGATGTTTCCAAAGCTGTTGCCAACTCAAAGCAGTTAGATGTAAAGTTAACTTCCTTCAAGGCTGTTCAATTACCTCCTCATTCACTTCTGCCGGACACCAGTTCTCT AAAGGGCTCTGCCCCACGATTAACTTACCTGAGTGTTGCTGATGCTGATCTACTCAACCGGACTTGGTCTAGGGGCGGCAATGAACAGTGTCTCCGATATATCATGAAACTCATCTCTTGCTTCCCCAGTGTATGTGTCCGGGATGACAAGGGAAACCCAGTCTCTTGGTCTCTTACAGACCAGTTTTCCACCATGTGCCATGGCTATACCCTGCCAGAGCATCGCAGGAAAGGTTACAGCCAGCTGGTAGCCCTCACACTGGCCAGGAAGTTGCAAAGCCAGGGATTCCCCTGTCAGGGCAACGTCCGGGATGACAACACAGCTTCCATAAGCCTCCTGAAGAATCTCCCGGCTGAGTTCTTGCCCTGTCGCTTTCACAGGCTTATTCTCACCCCTGCAGCTTTCTCTGGCTAA
- the GLYATL3 gene encoding glycine N-acyltransferase-like protein 3 isoform X1, producing the protein MLVLNCSTKLLILEKRLKSYFPESLKVYGAVMNMNRGNPFQKEVVVDSWPDFKAVITRRQKEAETDNLDHYTNAYAVFYKDVRAYQRLLEENDVINWDQVFQIQGLQSELHDVSKAVANSKQLDVKLTSFKAVQLPPHSLLPDTSSLKGSAPRLTYLSVADADLLNRTWSRGGNEQCLRYIMKLISCFPSVCVRDDKGNPVSWSLTDQFSTMCHGYTLPEHRRKGYSQLVALTLARKLQSQGFPCQGNVRDDNTASISLLKNLPAEFLPCRFHRLILTPAAFSG; encoded by the exons ATGCTGGTGCTCAACTGTTCTACCAAATTACTGATCCTGGAAAAAAGGTTGAAGAGTTACTTCCCTGAATCACTCAAG GTTTATGGAGCAGTGATGAACATGAATCGTGGGAATCCCTTTCAGAAGGAGGTGGTGGTGGATTCATGGCCAGACTTCAAAGCTGTTATCACCCGGCGTCAGAAAGAG GCTGAGACAGATAACCTGGACCATTATACTAATGCTTATGCTGTGTTCTACAAGGATGTCAGGGCCTACCAACGCCTGTTGGAAGAAAATGATGTTATCAACTGGGATCAAGTTTTTCAAATACAAG GGCTGCAGAGTGAATTACATGATGTTTCCAAAGCTGTTGCCAACTCAAAGCAGTTAGATGTAAAGTTAACTTCCTTCAAGGCTGTTCAATTACCTCCTCATTCACTTCTGCCGGACACCAGTTCTCT AAAGGGCTCTGCCCCACGATTAACTTACCTGAGTGTTGCTGATGCTGATCTACTCAACCGGACTTGGTCTAGGGGCGGCAATGAACAGTGTCTCCGATATATCATGAAACTCATCTCTTGCTTCCCCAGTGTATGTGTCCGGGATGACAAGGGAAACCCAGTCTCTTGGTCTCTTACAGACCAGTTTTCCACCATGTGCCATGGCTATACCCTGCCAGAGCATCGCAGGAAAGGTTACAGCCAGCTGGTAGCCCTCACACTGGCCAGGAAGTTGCAAAGCCAGGGATTCCCCTGTCAGGGCAACGTCCGGGATGACAACACAGCTTCCATAAGCCTCCTGAAGAATCTCCCGGCTGAGTTCTTGCCCTGTCGCTTTCACAGGCTTATTCTCACCCCTGCAGCTTTCTCTGGCTAA